One stretch of Streptomyces zhihengii DNA includes these proteins:
- a CDS encoding PH-like domain-containing protein: MNLAAQAAADAERKSAEVTDWAARIGWVVGLLLFVAFVYWLMRQGWKWRGSLQSDLPELPEAPEAPGEALLTMTGRYHGSTTAGQWLDRIVAHGLGVRSRAELTLTDQGLAVVRPGARDFFVPAGALRGARLDKGIAGKVLAEGGLLIVTWAHGDRQIDSGFRSDHAAEQTTWVDAIENMIRTTEGTAR, translated from the coding sequence ATGAATCTGGCCGCACAGGCGGCAGCCGACGCCGAGCGGAAGTCGGCGGAGGTCACCGACTGGGCCGCCCGGATCGGCTGGGTGGTGGGCCTGCTCCTCTTCGTCGCCTTCGTCTACTGGCTGATGCGCCAGGGATGGAAGTGGCGCGGCAGCCTCCAGTCCGACCTGCCCGAACTCCCCGAGGCGCCCGAGGCGCCCGGCGAGGCGCTGCTCACGATGACCGGCCGCTACCACGGCTCCACCACGGCCGGGCAGTGGCTCGACCGGATCGTCGCCCACGGCCTCGGCGTGCGCAGCCGCGCCGAACTCACGCTCACCGACCAGGGGCTCGCTGTGGTGCGCCCCGGTGCCCGGGACTTCTTCGTACCGGCCGGCGCCCTGCGCGGCGCCCGGCTCGACAAGGGGATCGCGGGCAAGGTCCTCGCCGAGGGCGGTCTGCTGATCGTCACCTGGGCGCACGGGGACCGGCAGATCGACTCCGGCTTCCGCTCGGACCACGCGGCCGAGCAGACCACCTGGGTCGACGCAATCGAGAACATGATCAGGACGACGGAAGGCACCGCACGATGA
- the carA gene encoding glutamine-hydrolyzing carbamoyl-phosphate synthase small subunit, with protein MTISTRGAGKAPAVLVLEDGRIFRGRAYGAVGETFGEAVFNTGMTGYQETLTDPSYHRQVVVMTAPHVGNTGVNDEDDESKRIWVSGYVVRDPARIPSNWRSRRSLDEELASQGVVGISGIDTRALTRHLRERGAMRVGIFSGETLAGDAALLARVQQAPEMKGADLSAEVATAETYVVPAIGEKKFTVAALDLGIKGMTPHRMAERGIEVHVLPATATAEQVYAVNPDGVFLSNGPGDPATADLTVIKAVLERRTPLFGICFGNQLLGRALGFGTYKLKYGHRGINQPVQDRTTGKVEVTAHNHGFAVEAPLDKVSDTPYGRAEVSHVCLNDDVVEGLRLLDQPAFSVQYHPEAAAGPHDAAYLFDRFVSLMEAERA; from the coding sequence ATGACGATCTCCACCCGGGGAGCCGGCAAAGCTCCCGCCGTACTCGTCCTGGAGGACGGCCGCATCTTCCGCGGCCGCGCCTACGGGGCCGTGGGGGAGACCTTCGGCGAGGCGGTGTTCAACACCGGCATGACCGGCTACCAGGAGACCCTCACCGACCCGTCCTACCACCGCCAGGTGGTCGTGATGACCGCTCCCCACGTGGGCAACACGGGCGTCAACGACGAGGACGACGAGTCGAAGCGGATCTGGGTCTCCGGATACGTCGTCCGCGACCCCGCCCGCATCCCCTCCAACTGGCGCTCCCGCCGCTCCCTCGACGAGGAGCTCGCCTCCCAGGGCGTCGTCGGGATCTCCGGCATCGACACCCGCGCGCTCACCCGCCACCTGCGCGAGCGCGGCGCCATGCGCGTCGGCATCTTCTCCGGCGAGACCCTCGCCGGCGACGCCGCGCTGCTCGCCCGGGTCCAGCAGGCCCCCGAGATGAAGGGCGCCGACCTCTCCGCCGAGGTCGCCACCGCCGAGACGTACGTGGTGCCGGCCATCGGTGAGAAGAAGTTCACCGTCGCCGCCCTCGACCTCGGCATCAAGGGCATGACCCCGCACCGGATGGCCGAGCGCGGCATCGAGGTGCACGTGCTGCCCGCCACCGCCACCGCCGAGCAGGTCTACGCGGTGAACCCGGACGGCGTCTTCCTCTCCAACGGCCCGGGCGACCCGGCCACCGCCGACCTCACGGTCATCAAGGCGGTCCTGGAGCGCCGGACCCCGCTCTTCGGCATCTGCTTCGGCAACCAGCTCCTCGGCCGGGCCCTCGGCTTCGGCACCTACAAGCTGAAGTACGGCCACCGCGGCATCAACCAGCCGGTGCAGGACCGCACCACCGGCAAGGTCGAGGTCACCGCGCACAACCACGGCTTCGCCGTCGAGGCCCCCCTCGACAAGGTCTCCGACACCCCCTACGGCCGCGCCGAGGTGTCCCACGTCTGCCTGAACGACGACGTGGTCGAGGGCCTGCGGCTGCTCGACCAGCCGGCCTTCAGCGTCCAGTACCACCCCGAGGCGGCCGCCGGCCCGCACGACGCCGCGTACCTCTTCGACCGCTTCGTTTCTCTGATGGAGGCCGAGCGTGCCTAA
- the carB gene encoding carbamoyl-phosphate synthase large subunit, which yields MPKRTDIQSVLVIGSGPIVIGQAAEFDYSGTQACRVLKAEGLRVILVNSNPATIMTDPEIADATYVEPITPEFVEKIIAKERPDALLPTLGGQTALNTAISMHEQGVLEKYNVELIGANVEAINKGEDRDLFKEVVEAVRGKIGHGESARSVICHSMDDVIAGVDTLGGYPVVVRPSFTMGGAGSGFAHDEEELRRIAGQGLTLSPTTEVLLEESILGWKEYELELMRDKNDNVVVVCSIENFDPMGVHTGDSITVAPAMTLTDREYQRLRDIGIAIIREVGVDTGGCNIQFAVDPADGRIIVIEMNPRVSRSSALASKATGFPIAKIAAKLAVGYTLDEIPNDITEKTPASFEPTLDYVVVKAPRFAFEKFPSADSTLTTTMKSVGEAMAIGRNFTEALQKALRSLEKKGSQFDFTGDPGDKDELLREAVRPTDGRINTVMQAIRAGATPEEVFDATRIDPWFVDQMFLIKEYADELAAAEKLDPELLAEAKRHGFSDAQIAAIRGLREDVVREVRHALGIRPVYKTVDTCAAEFAARTPYFYSSYDEESEVAPRTKPAVIILGSGPNRIGQGIEFDYSCVHASFALHDAGYETVMVNCNPETVSTDYDTSDRLYFEPLTLEDVLEIVHAESLAGPVAGVVVQLGGQTPLGLSQALKDNGVPVVGTSPEAIHAAEDRGAFGRVLAEAGLPAPKHGTATTFAGAKAIADEIGYPVLVRPSYVLGGRGMEIVYDEARLEAYIAESTEISPTRPVLVDRFLDDAIEIDVDALYDGHELYLGGVMEHIEEAGIHSGDSACALPPITLGGFDIKRLRASTEAIAEGVGVRGLINIQFAMAGDILYVLEANPRASRTVPFTSKATAVPLAKAAARISLGATIAELRQEGLLPRSGDGGTLPLDAPISVKEAVMPWSRFRDVHGRGVDTILGPEMRSTGEVMGIDSLFGTAYAKSQAGAYGPLPTKGRAFVSVANRDKRSMIFPARELVAHGFELMATSGTAEVLKRNGINATVVRKQSEGVGPNGEKTIVQLIHDGEVDLIVNTPYGTGGRLDGYDIRTAAVARSVPCLTTVQALAAAVQGIDALNRGDVGVRSLQEHAEHLTAARD from the coding sequence GTGCCTAAGCGCACCGATATCCAGTCCGTCCTGGTCATCGGCTCCGGCCCGATCGTCATCGGCCAGGCCGCCGAGTTCGACTACTCCGGCACCCAGGCCTGCCGCGTCCTCAAGGCCGAGGGCCTGCGGGTCATCCTGGTCAACTCCAACCCGGCCACGATCATGACCGACCCGGAGATCGCCGACGCCACCTACGTCGAGCCGATCACCCCCGAGTTCGTCGAGAAGATCATCGCCAAGGAGCGCCCCGACGCGCTGCTGCCCACCCTCGGCGGCCAGACCGCGCTGAACACCGCGATCTCCATGCACGAGCAGGGCGTGCTGGAGAAGTACAACGTCGAGCTGATCGGCGCCAACGTCGAGGCGATCAACAAGGGCGAGGACCGCGACCTGTTCAAGGAGGTCGTCGAGGCCGTCCGCGGCAAGATCGGCCACGGCGAGTCCGCCCGCTCGGTGATCTGCCACTCCATGGACGACGTCATCGCGGGCGTCGACACCCTCGGCGGCTACCCCGTCGTCGTCCGCCCCTCCTTCACCATGGGCGGCGCCGGCTCCGGCTTCGCCCACGACGAGGAGGAGCTGCGCCGCATCGCCGGCCAGGGCCTCACGCTCTCCCCGACCACCGAGGTGCTCCTGGAGGAGTCCATCCTCGGCTGGAAGGAGTACGAGCTGGAGCTGATGCGCGACAAGAACGACAACGTCGTGGTCGTCTGCTCCATCGAGAACTTCGACCCGATGGGCGTCCACACCGGCGACTCCATCACCGTGGCGCCCGCGATGACGCTCACCGACCGCGAGTACCAGCGGCTGCGCGACATCGGCATCGCGATCATCCGCGAGGTCGGCGTCGACACCGGCGGCTGCAACATCCAGTTCGCGGTCGACCCGGCCGACGGCCGGATCATCGTCATCGAGATGAACCCCCGGGTCTCCCGGTCCTCGGCGCTCGCCTCCAAGGCGACCGGCTTCCCGATCGCCAAGATCGCCGCGAAGCTCGCCGTCGGCTACACGCTGGACGAGATCCCGAACGACATCACCGAGAAGACCCCGGCCTCCTTCGAGCCCACCCTCGACTACGTCGTGGTCAAGGCGCCCCGGTTCGCCTTCGAGAAGTTCCCCTCCGCCGACTCCACCCTCACCACCACCATGAAGTCGGTGGGCGAGGCCATGGCCATCGGCCGCAACTTCACCGAGGCCCTCCAGAAGGCGCTGCGCTCGCTGGAGAAGAAGGGCAGCCAGTTCGACTTCACCGGCGACCCGGGGGACAAGGACGAGCTGCTGCGGGAGGCCGTGCGCCCGACCGACGGCCGGATCAACACCGTCATGCAGGCCATCCGCGCGGGCGCCACGCCCGAGGAGGTCTTCGACGCGACCCGGATCGACCCCTGGTTCGTCGACCAGATGTTCCTGATCAAGGAGTACGCCGACGAACTGGCCGCGGCCGAGAAGCTCGATCCCGAGCTGCTCGCCGAGGCCAAGCGCCACGGCTTCTCCGACGCCCAGATCGCCGCCATCCGCGGCCTGCGCGAGGACGTCGTCCGCGAGGTGCGCCACGCGCTGGGCATCCGCCCGGTCTACAAGACGGTCGACACCTGCGCCGCCGAGTTCGCCGCCCGCACCCCGTACTTCTACTCGTCCTACGACGAGGAGTCCGAGGTCGCGCCCCGCACCAAGCCCGCCGTGATCATCCTCGGCTCCGGGCCCAACCGCATCGGCCAGGGCATCGAGTTCGACTACTCCTGCGTCCACGCCTCCTTCGCGCTGCACGACGCCGGGTACGAGACCGTGATGGTCAACTGCAACCCGGAGACCGTCTCCACCGACTACGACACCTCCGACCGGCTCTACTTCGAGCCGCTCACCCTGGAGGACGTGCTGGAGATCGTGCACGCCGAGTCGCTGGCCGGCCCGGTCGCCGGTGTCGTCGTGCAGCTCGGCGGCCAGACGCCGCTCGGCCTGTCCCAGGCGCTCAAGGACAACGGCGTCCCCGTCGTCGGCACCTCCCCGGAGGCCATCCACGCCGCCGAGGACCGCGGCGCCTTCGGCCGGGTCCTCGCCGAGGCCGGCCTGCCCGCGCCGAAGCACGGCACCGCCACCACCTTCGCCGGCGCCAAGGCCATCGCCGACGAGATCGGCTACCCCGTCCTCGTCCGCCCGTCCTACGTGCTCGGCGGACGCGGCATGGAGATCGTCTACGACGAGGCGCGCCTGGAGGCGTACATCGCCGAGTCCACCGAGATCTCGCCGACCCGCCCGGTCCTGGTGGACCGCTTCCTCGACGACGCGATCGAGATCGACGTCGACGCCCTCTACGACGGCCACGAGCTCTACCTCGGCGGCGTCATGGAGCACATCGAGGAGGCCGGCATCCACTCCGGCGACTCGGCCTGCGCCCTGCCCCCGATCACCCTCGGCGGCTTCGACATCAAGCGGCTGCGCGCCTCCACCGAGGCCATCGCCGAGGGCGTCGGCGTGCGCGGTCTGATCAACATCCAGTTCGCCATGGCCGGCGACATCCTCTACGTGCTGGAGGCCAACCCGCGCGCCTCCCGCACCGTGCCCTTCACCTCCAAGGCGACCGCCGTGCCACTGGCCAAGGCCGCCGCCCGGATCTCGCTCGGCGCGACCATCGCCGAGCTGCGCCAGGAAGGGCTGCTGCCGCGCAGCGGCGACGGCGGCACCCTCCCGCTGGACGCGCCGATCTCCGTCAAGGAGGCCGTGATGCCGTGGTCGCGCTTCCGCGACGTCCACGGCCGCGGCGTCGACACCATCCTCGGCCCGGAGATGCGCTCCACCGGCGAGGTCATGGGCATCGACTCGCTCTTCGGCACCGCCTACGCCAAGTCGCAGGCCGGCGCCTACGGCCCGCTGCCCACCAAGGGCCGCGCGTTCGTCTCGGTGGCCAACCGGGACAAGCGCTCGATGATCTTCCCGGCGCGCGAGCTGGTCGCCCATGGCTTCGAGCTGATGGCCACCTCCGGCACGGCCGAGGTCCTCAAGCGCAACGGCATCAACGCCACCGTCGTCCGCAAGCAGTCCGAGGGCGTGGGTCCGAACGGCGAGAAGACCATCGTCCAGCTCATCCACGACGGCGAGGTCGACCTCATCGTCAACACCCCGTACGGCACCGGCGGCCGCCTCGACGGCTACGACATCCGTACGGCGGCGGTGGCCCGCTCCGTACCGTGCCTGACCACGGTCCAGGCGCTCGCGGCGGCCGTCCAGGGCATCGACGCGCTGAACCGCGGCGACGTCGGCGTCCGATCGCTCCAGGAACACGCCGAACACCTGACCGCGGCCCGCGACTAG
- a CDS encoding quinone-dependent dihydroorotate dehydrogenase, whose translation MYKLFFALVFTRMDPEKAHHLAFRWIRLAARVPVLRTFAAAVLAPRYKELRTEALGLRMHGPFGLAAGFDKNAQAVDGMAMLGFDHVEIGTVTSEPQPGNPGKRLFRLVPDRALINRMGFNNEGSAAVAERLAGRREVFRTTLGVNIGKTKVVPEEEAVADYVASTERLARHADYLVVNVSSPNTPGLRNLQATESLRPLLTAVREAADRTVTGRRVPLLVKIAPDLADEDVDAVADLALELGLDGIIATNTTIAREGLGLTSPPDVVAETGGLSGAPVKARSLEVLRRLYARVGDRITLVGVGGIADAEDAWQRILAGATLVQGYSAFVYEGPFYARAIHKGLAARLAASPYATLAEAVGAETRKAATA comes from the coding sequence GTGTACAAACTCTTCTTCGCCCTGGTCTTCACGCGGATGGACCCCGAGAAGGCCCACCACCTGGCCTTCCGCTGGATCCGCCTCGCCGCCCGCGTCCCCGTACTGCGGACCTTCGCCGCCGCGGTGCTCGCGCCCCGGTACAAGGAACTGCGCACCGAGGCGCTCGGCCTGCGGATGCACGGACCGTTCGGCCTCGCGGCCGGCTTCGACAAGAACGCCCAGGCCGTCGACGGCATGGCGATGCTCGGCTTCGACCACGTCGAGATCGGCACCGTCACCTCCGAGCCCCAGCCGGGCAACCCCGGAAAGCGCCTCTTCCGGCTGGTGCCGGACCGCGCCCTGATCAACCGGATGGGCTTCAACAACGAGGGCTCCGCCGCCGTCGCCGAGCGCCTGGCGGGGCGCCGGGAGGTCTTCCGCACCACCCTCGGCGTCAACATCGGCAAGACGAAGGTCGTCCCCGAGGAGGAGGCCGTCGCCGACTACGTCGCCTCCACCGAGCGCCTGGCCCGCCACGCCGACTACCTCGTCGTCAACGTCTCCTCGCCCAACACCCCCGGCCTGCGCAACCTCCAGGCCACCGAGTCGCTGCGCCCGCTGCTCACCGCCGTGCGCGAGGCCGCCGACCGCACGGTCACCGGCCGCCGGGTGCCGCTGCTCGTCAAGATCGCCCCCGACCTCGCGGACGAGGACGTCGACGCGGTGGCCGACCTGGCGCTCGAACTCGGCCTGGACGGCATCATCGCCACCAACACCACGATCGCCCGCGAGGGCCTCGGCCTCACCTCGCCGCCCGACGTCGTGGCGGAGACCGGCGGCCTCTCCGGCGCCCCCGTCAAGGCCCGCTCCCTGGAGGTGCTGCGCCGCCTGTATGCCCGCGTCGGCGACCGCATCACCCTCGTCGGCGTCGGCGGCATCGCCGACGCCGAGGACGCCTGGCAGCGCATCCTCGCCGGCGCCACCCTGGTCCAGGGCTACAGCGCCTTCGTGTACGAGGGCCCGTTCTACGCCCGGGCGATCCACAAGGGCCTCGCCGCACGCCTCGCGGCCAGCCCTTACGCCACCCTCGCCGAGGCCGTCGGCGCCGAGACACGGAAGGCAGCCACCGCATGA
- the pyrF gene encoding orotidine-5'-phosphate decarboxylase, translating to MSPLEPFGTRLRHAMDTRGPLCVGIDPHASLLTAWGLADDVAGLERFTRTTVEALAGRVAVLKPQSAFFERFGSRGIAVLEKAVEEARSAGALVLMDAKRGDIGSTMGAYAETFLRKDSPLFSDAVTVSPYLGFGSLRPALDQAVLSGSGVFVLALTSNPEGAEVQRATAADGSSLAALMLRHMAAENEGADPLGSVGAVVGATLGDAGADLAINGPLLAPGIGAQGATPADLPRVFGAAVGNVVPSVSRGVLRHGPDAAALRSAADRFADEVREAVASAGV from the coding sequence ATGAGCCCCCTGGAGCCGTTCGGCACCCGTCTGCGCCACGCCATGGACACCCGCGGGCCGCTCTGCGTCGGCATCGACCCGCACGCCTCCCTGCTCACGGCCTGGGGCCTCGCCGACGACGTCGCCGGCCTGGAGCGGTTCACCCGCACCACCGTGGAGGCCCTCGCCGGCCGGGTGGCCGTCCTCAAGCCCCAGTCCGCCTTCTTCGAGCGCTTCGGCTCCCGGGGCATCGCCGTCCTGGAGAAGGCCGTCGAGGAGGCGCGCTCGGCCGGCGCGCTGGTGCTCATGGACGCCAAGCGCGGCGACATCGGCTCCACGATGGGCGCCTACGCGGAGACCTTCCTGCGCAAGGACTCGCCGCTCTTCTCGGACGCCGTCACCGTCTCCCCCTACCTCGGCTTCGGGTCGCTGCGGCCCGCCCTGGACCAGGCCGTGCTGAGCGGCAGCGGGGTCTTCGTGCTCGCGCTGACCTCCAACCCGGAGGGCGCCGAGGTGCAGCGCGCCACGGCCGCGGACGGGTCCTCGCTCGCCGCGCTGATGCTGCGGCACATGGCGGCGGAGAACGAGGGGGCCGACCCGCTGGGCTCGGTCGGCGCGGTCGTCGGCGCCACCCTCGGCGACGCGGGCGCGGACCTCGCGATCAACGGCCCGCTGCTCGCCCCCGGCATCGGCGCCCAGGGCGCGACGCCGGCCGACCTGCCCCGGGTCTTCGGCGCCGCGGTGGGCAACGTGGTGCCGAGCGTCAGCCGCGGGGTCCTGCGGCACGGACCGGACGCGGCGGCGCTGCGGTCCGCAGCCGACCGCTTCGCCGACGAGGTGCGTGAGGCCGTGGCCTCGGCCGGGGTCTGA